In Natrinema sp. SYSU A 869, the following proteins share a genomic window:
- a CDS encoding DUF6789 family protein: MAQHKLRAGFGYGVVATIAMSILMFLAVVSGKSPMSQPIPKAVVAQLFGSDLPKPMLMALAIGLHLGYGGVFGAVLARIARPVTIRNGLALGIGLWALMQVTFLPFLGWGLFGTAITPEIAVATFVLHLVYGGVLGWVLNRELSSTSGESPTTAD, from the coding sequence GTGGCACAACACAAACTGAGAGCGGGATTCGGCTACGGTGTCGTCGCGACGATTGCGATGTCCATTCTCATGTTCCTCGCAGTAGTTTCGGGGAAATCCCCGATGTCACAGCCGATTCCGAAAGCGGTGGTCGCACAACTCTTCGGCAGCGATCTTCCGAAGCCGATGCTGATGGCACTCGCGATCGGACTCCATCTCGGCTATGGGGGCGTATTCGGCGCTGTCCTCGCACGGATTGCTCGCCCCGTGACAATCCGGAATGGACTCGCTCTCGGTATCGGCCTTTGGGCGTTGATGCAAGTCACGTTCCTGCCGTTCCTCGGTTGGGGACTATTCGGGACGGCGATCACGCCGGAGATAGCCGTTGCCACGTTCGTTCTACACCTCGTCTACGGTGGCGTGCTCGGCTGGGTGCTGAATCGTGAACTATCGTCGACGAGCGGAGAATCACCCACAACCGCTGACTGA
- a CDS encoding DoxX family protein: MEDASVDRIQSLQQSIPEWVHIGLRLVLVALVAKPALSKFVTHENSVSFFDAVGIPAPQLMVIIAGIIEVGAVFLLLAGVGKRLAAVSLIPVMLVAILYVGPDWKNLSVLFGALAFLVLKTDVGAVWQPADRLLG; encoded by the coding sequence ATGGAAGACGCCTCTGTCGATCGTATTCAGTCACTGCAGCAGTCAATCCCGGAGTGGGTTCACATCGGTCTTCGTCTCGTTCTTGTCGCACTCGTCGCGAAACCAGCGCTGAGCAAGTTCGTCACCCACGAGAATTCGGTTTCATTCTTCGATGCGGTCGGGATACCCGCCCCTCAACTGATGGTCATCATTGCAGGCATCATCGAAGTCGGAGCGGTTTTCCTGCTGCTGGCTGGCGTCGGTAAGCGTCTCGCGGCTGTGTCACTCATTCCGGTGATGCTCGTCGCGATACTGTACGTCGGACCGGACTGGAAGAACCTCAGCGTGCTGTTCGGAGCGCTCGCATTCCTCGTCCTGAAGACTGATGTGGGCGCCGTCTGGCAGCCTGCTGATCGACTACTCGGTTAG
- a CDS encoding helix-turn-helix domain-containing protein, protein MSRATEEEECVASWCADDDWCTVTCTAHLIGKKWHPVIVHRLLEHGPLGFNALKDEIESISSTVLSNSLEDLEDNGLVNRAIVSEKPFRVEYSLTEQGSSLEPVINAMDAWGEEHLQETSCN, encoded by the coding sequence ATGAGCAGAGCAACCGAAGAAGAGGAGTGCGTTGCATCCTGGTGTGCTGACGACGACTGGTGTACGGTGACGTGTACAGCCCATCTCATCGGGAAGAAATGGCATCCGGTTATTGTGCACCGACTACTCGAACATGGCCCGCTCGGGTTCAATGCGCTCAAAGACGAAATCGAGTCGATATCCAGTACCGTCCTCTCGAACAGCCTCGAGGATTTGGAAGACAACGGACTCGTGAACCGAGCGATCGTGAGCGAAAAGCCGTTCCGGGTCGAGTACTCCCTGACTGAACAGGGTTCCTCACTCGAACCCGTAATCAACGCGATGGACGCCTGGGGAGAGGAGCATCTCCAAGAGACATCTTGTAACTGA
- a CDS encoding alpha/beta fold hydrolase: MAYEREGSGPPLILLHGGSGTRRTWDTLRPHLTDDFTLIVPDRRGRGESGDADAFLETILPPERYGDPDDPLGSVLFWPPDPQRLLSHHRVGSWLRLAAALTAAGSTGNNRAVQMGPPLEQQALSHTTHRISLPGAVLRRTHYRGRIDFSYKMSLGDAPLPRRPSR, from the coding sequence ATCGCCTACGAACGAGAGGGGTCGGGTCCGCCACTGATACTCCTCCACGGTGGATCGGGGACTCGCCGGACTTGGGATACCCTCCGCCCGCACCTCACCGACGACTTCACACTTATCGTTCCTGACCGGCGGGGCCGGGGAGAGAGCGGCGACGCCGACGCATTTCTCGAGACAATCCTCCCGCCAGAGCGATACGGTGATCCCGACGACCCACTTGGCAGCGTACTGTTCTGGCCGCCGGACCCCCAGCGATTACTCAGTCACCACCGAGTTGGATCGTGGCTGCGACTAGCAGCTGCGCTCACAGCAGCAGGATCTACCGGGAACAACCGGGCGGTGCAGATGGGCCCACCGCTCGAGCAGCAAGCGCTCTCTCATACAACTCATAGGATTTCGCTTCCCGGAGCGGTCCTCCGCCGGACACACTACAGGGGGAGAATCGATTTCAGTTACAAGATGTCTCTTGGAGATGCTCCTCTCCCCAGGCGTCCATCGCGTTGA
- a CDS encoding helix-turn-helix domain-containing protein, with product MKYLHLSLQYEREVQHPMQRLLTDSETLERSWLVTWNLLGEGDIIYTLFYLIGDRERYEQHIAGAEGAIDFDITSVDDSSFYAYGREREKEIFKRFRTAFQQPSVVVVPPLAYRPNGRVDFDVVGEPEDLAGILDRLPDEITAEVSEVGEYDARPGVPAVDLTARQREAVEVGYYEYPRTGSVADVAEILDCATSTASNHLQKAEARLIRQIIRNRRPR from the coding sequence ATGAAATACCTCCATCTGTCGCTGCAGTACGAGCGGGAGGTCCAGCATCCGATGCAGCGGCTCCTGACGGATTCTGAGACTCTCGAGCGCAGTTGGCTCGTCACGTGGAACTTGCTGGGCGAGGGCGACATCATCTATACGCTATTTTATCTTATCGGCGATCGAGAACGATACGAACAGCACATTGCTGGTGCCGAGGGGGCGATCGACTTCGATATTACATCCGTTGACGACAGCTCGTTCTACGCATACGGTCGGGAGCGTGAGAAGGAAATCTTCAAGCGCTTCCGGACAGCCTTTCAACAGCCGTCAGTGGTTGTTGTGCCCCCACTCGCCTATCGGCCCAACGGGAGGGTAGACTTCGACGTCGTCGGCGAGCCTGAAGATCTAGCAGGAATTCTCGACAGGTTGCCTGACGAAATCACTGCAGAGGTGTCTGAGGTCGGCGAGTACGATGCTCGCCCAGGCGTCCCTGCTGTCGATCTCACGGCCCGGCAGCGTGAGGCGGTGGAGGTCGGGTACTATGAATATCCCCGGACCGGGAGTGTCGCAGACGTAGCCGAGATTCTCGACTGTGCAACGAGCACTGCCTCGAACCATCTGCAGAAGGCAGAAGCACGGCTTATCAGACAAATCATCAGAAACAGACGGCCCCGTTGA
- a CDS encoding TrmB family transcriptional regulator sugar-binding domain-containing protein: MIYALYADELAGEVSVVRRFRTVFNHARTVISNAENHLQLAATYTQVECLRSILRAAYERGVRIHLSLFVPPDETPPASEKLQGICHEVRRRTLPGPFLLLADRQQACYATRGRQTNEYGVIVDDYATAYAFHWYFLTRLREVYDIIHDARSSDAPFTFVEITDCVRGIESPLDAGTTVRGHVIGTSRADGRRVSLSGEFVAVEYTGARDETPPTFLELAAKATAVFEANDTQYTVGGPGAAIEDIRADPSSSKNSPS, from the coding sequence TTGATTTACGCCCTCTACGCCGACGAGCTAGCGGGCGAGGTAAGTGTAGTTCGGCGATTTCGCACTGTCTTCAACCATGCCCGAACGGTCATCTCGAACGCCGAAAATCACCTTCAGCTTGCCGCGACGTACACTCAGGTCGAGTGTCTCCGTTCCATACTTCGAGCGGCCTACGAGCGCGGCGTCCGAATCCATTTGTCCCTGTTCGTTCCTCCTGATGAGACACCGCCAGCTTCCGAGAAGCTTCAGGGGATCTGTCACGAGGTTCGACGACGGACGCTCCCAGGCCCATTTCTCCTATTGGCGGACCGGCAGCAAGCGTGTTACGCGACTCGCGGCCGCCAGACGAACGAATACGGTGTCATCGTCGACGACTACGCGACAGCCTACGCGTTCCACTGGTACTTCCTCACTCGACTACGCGAGGTCTATGACATCATCCACGATGCTCGCAGTTCTGACGCCCCGTTCACGTTCGTCGAAATAACCGACTGCGTGCGCGGCATCGAATCCCCGCTCGATGCCGGCACGACGGTCCGGGGCCACGTAATCGGGACGTCGAGAGCGGACGGACGGCGGGTCTCACTCTCTGGTGAGTTCGTCGCCGTCGAGTACACAGGTGCACGCGACGAGACACCGCCGACGTTCCTTGAACTCGCAGCGAAGGCCACCGCCGTCTTCGAAGCCAATGACACCCAATACACCGTCGGAGGGCCTGGTGCGGCCATCGAGGATATCAGGGCTGACCCATCATCATCGAAGAACTCTCCGAGCTGA
- a CDS encoding MFS transporter has protein sequence MGGFHALYSAGALLGSLVGALFTSLGLSADIHFLILAAAFLGIGLTASVWLLPPEETDTDDTNTELALPSREILGFCLIGFCALLIEGIANDWSAVFLKGAAGARPAVAALGFAAFALTMTLGRFAADRAVDMIGPRRFIRLTVAIAALGVIVTLVPIPPVALLGFGILGFGIGGVAPVNLSLVGQADLERSSESAIAAVSTSSYAGFAAGPVAIGLLADATSLRIAFLPAIGVAAVIATLTFMLPIRGRTSPAVGSD, from the coding sequence ATGGGCGGCTTCCATGCGCTCTACAGCGCCGGTGCACTCCTCGGTTCGCTCGTCGGTGCCCTCTTTACCAGCCTCGGATTATCAGCAGATATTCACTTCCTCATCCTCGCTGCGGCCTTCCTCGGTATCGGTCTCACCGCGAGCGTGTGGCTCCTCCCTCCGGAAGAAACCGACACCGATGACACGAATACCGAACTCGCACTCCCCTCCAGAGAGATACTCGGCTTCTGCCTCATCGGGTTCTGCGCCCTGCTGATCGAGGGGATCGCGAACGACTGGAGTGCCGTCTTCTTGAAGGGGGCGGCTGGTGCACGCCCGGCGGTCGCAGCACTCGGATTCGCCGCATTCGCGCTGACGATGACGCTCGGTCGGTTCGCCGCTGACCGCGCCGTCGATATGATCGGTCCTCGGCGATTCATTCGGCTGACGGTAGCTATCGCCGCCCTCGGAGTCATCGTTACGCTCGTCCCGATCCCACCCGTCGCGCTTCTCGGCTTCGGGATCCTCGGCTTCGGGATCGGCGGCGTTGCCCCAGTCAATCTCAGTCTCGTCGGCCAAGCCGACCTCGAACGGTCGTCGGAATCAGCCATCGCTGCCGTCTCGACCTCGAGTTACGCTGGCTTCGCGGCCGGCCCAGTCGCAATCGGGCTACTAGCGGATGCCACCTCACTCCGAATCGCCTTCCTCCCGGCGATCGGCGTTGCCGCCGTCATCGCGACACTTACGTTCATGCTCCCCATAAGAGGGAGAACATCCCCAGCAGTAGGCTCAGACTAG
- a CDS encoding HTH domain-containing protein: MHAWPAAITLTDQTPYSDAIDAFEQMEMWAGEHGGSIQPPFSVRTSTSAFTNETQTMLRTPMMCLAVYVGEQLANVFPHSWGDDHHGVMDAIAALRTDDLELFPYVPDSAAPPPSHCPECNTQLMNVQGIGVCQCCDRVEVGTMPHHERSQRSQLTL, from the coding sequence ATGCACGCGTGGCCGGCGGCAATCACGCTCACAGACCAAACACCCTACAGCGACGCGATCGATGCGTTTGAACAGATGGAAATGTGGGCTGGTGAACACGGGGGCAGCATCCAACCGCCGTTCAGCGTTCGGACTTCCACGTCCGCCTTTACGAACGAAACACAGACCATGCTCCGGACTCCGATGATGTGTCTTGCTGTATACGTTGGAGAGCAATTGGCAAACGTCTTCCCACACTCATGGGGTGACGATCACCACGGAGTAATGGACGCGATTGCAGCCCTCAGAACGGACGACCTTGAGCTGTTCCCGTACGTCCCTGATTCGGCTGCACCACCCCCGAGCCACTGTCCAGAATGCAATACCCAACTGATGAACGTACAGGGAATCGGTGTATGTCAGTGTTGTGACCGAGTCGAAGTCGGCACCATGCCTCATCACGAGCGAAGTCAGCGGTCGCAGCTTACGCTCTGA
- the fabG gene encoding 3-oxoacyl-ACP reductase FabG has translation MTTAVVFPGQGSQQPGMGEAFYRAWPTTRNRLEALSATLGEDLAALCFAGDVKELRMTRNTQPALFGLGVAIYEGLVARYSLDPDYVAGHSLGHFTALAAGGALDSEDGVTLVRKRGELLEAAAGEDSPGTMLAVLLADPQEVAAACADREDVSVGLYNGPRQTVISGAQEGIAAIRKRLAERTRARFRELDVAAAFHSPVMEPAADAVDRTMAEVDLEPAAIPVVSDVSCRIYTDPVVARRDLSEQVTAPVDWHGVVERLQEAGVDRYVVIPPAGTLAGLIERIIPNAEVVALEVPADAAALGCAVRSPEGVSDEGNNRFAAEVAVVTGGTRGIGLATAERFAAGGATTVATYCSDEEAAAEAAVKLGDYDALTAVKQFDVGEFDAVANAFRRIADEHGRPTILVNNAGRMDNGLVVRMDPEQWASVLETNLTGAFYCTREAARQMLRGEGGRIVNVASVAGLRGWAGQANYAASKAGLIGFTRAVARELGDRSIRVNAVAPGYVDTRLNEKHVGDGEVTDQTVSGRAADPREVADVIAFLAGERAAYVNGAVYRVDDGLVG, from the coding sequence GTGACCACTGCGGTCGTCTTCCCCGGGCAGGGAAGTCAGCAACCGGGGATGGGCGAGGCGTTCTACCGGGCGTGGCCCACAACCCGTAACCGGTTAGAGGCACTGTCAGCAACGCTCGGCGAGGACCTCGCCGCGCTGTGCTTCGCGGGAGACGTGAAGGAACTCCGGATGACCCGGAACACCCAGCCCGCACTGTTCGGCCTCGGCGTGGCGATCTACGAGGGGTTGGTCGCCCGCTATAGCCTCGATCCAGATTATGTCGCCGGACATAGCCTCGGCCACTTCACCGCGCTTGCGGCTGGAGGAGCGCTTGATTCCGAGGATGGAGTTACACTCGTACGAAAGCGTGGCGAACTACTCGAAGCGGCTGCCGGTGAGGACAGCCCAGGGACGATGCTCGCGGTGTTACTCGCCGATCCGCAGGAGGTCGCAGCAGCGTGTGCCGACCGGGAGGACGTCAGCGTCGGACTGTACAACGGCCCCCGGCAGACGGTGATCAGCGGCGCTCAGGAAGGCATCGCGGCTATCAGGAAGCGACTCGCAGAGCGTACGCGTGCTCGCTTCCGCGAACTCGACGTGGCCGCGGCCTTCCACTCGCCGGTCATGGAACCTGCCGCGGACGCGGTCGACCGGACGATGGCCGAAGTGGATCTCGAGCCCGCCGCAATCCCGGTCGTCTCGGATGTCTCCTGTCGCATCTACACCGACCCAGTAGTCGCGCGACGAGACCTCTCCGAGCAGGTCACCGCACCGGTGGACTGGCACGGCGTTGTCGAGCGCCTGCAGGAGGCGGGTGTCGATCGATACGTAGTCATCCCGCCTGCAGGAACGCTCGCCGGGTTGATCGAGCGTATCATCCCGAATGCGGAGGTTGTTGCGCTCGAAGTGCCCGCGGACGCGGCGGCGCTCGGTTGCGCCGTGAGATCTCCCGAAGGGGTGTCTGATGAGGGTAACAACCGGTTTGCCGCCGAGGTCGCGGTCGTCACCGGTGGCACCCGAGGAATCGGTCTGGCGACCGCCGAGCGATTCGCGGCCGGCGGCGCAACTACTGTGGCCACCTACTGCTCGGATGAGGAAGCCGCCGCAGAGGCCGCAGTAAAGCTGGGAGACTACGACGCTTTGACGGCGGTCAAGCAATTTGATGTGGGCGAGTTCGACGCGGTCGCTAACGCGTTCAGGCGAATCGCTGACGAGCACGGTCGCCCCACGATCCTCGTGAACAACGCCGGGCGGATGGATAATGGGCTGGTGGTTCGCATGGATCCCGAGCAGTGGGCTTCGGTCCTCGAAACCAACCTAACAGGCGCGTTCTACTGCACCCGCGAAGCTGCCCGGCAGATGCTCCGTGGCGAGGGAGGACGGATCGTCAACGTCGCTAGCGTCGCTGGACTACGCGGGTGGGCCGGACAGGCCAATTACGCGGCAAGCAAGGCCGGGTTGATCGGCTTTACCCGTGCGGTCGCCCGCGAACTCGGCGATCGATCGATTCGAGTCAACGCTGTCGCGCCAGGCTACGTCGACACTCGACTCAATGAGAAACACGTCGGCGACGGCGAGGTGACCGACCAGACGGTCAGCGGGCGGGCCGCCGACCCCAGAGAGGTTGCAGACGTGATCGCCTTCCTCGCGGGCGAGAGGGCGGCCTACGTCAACGGTGCGGTCTACCGGGTTGACGACGGGCTGGTCGGATGA
- a CDS encoding holo-ACP synthase, with amino-acid sequence MSGHTDDSRPIPSADADNATPTIYSGIDIVSIRRIADLLEEFSDSFPGRAFTVAERRYCDRQRSPSQHYAARWAAKEAFLKVLGEPSPSVPTREIEVIRDPSGPRLSLGPSAREALSARLSQIGVDARQADRSVSLSHDRETDAAMAQIVVIATGNNHPGGGCRP; translated from the coding sequence ATGAGCGGACACACCGACGATTCTCGACCCATTCCCTCCGCAGATGCTGACAACGCGACGCCGACTATCTACAGCGGCATCGACATCGTCTCAATCCGGCGGATTGCCGACCTCCTCGAAGAGTTCAGCGACTCATTCCCCGGCCGCGCCTTCACCGTCGCGGAACGGCGCTACTGCGATCGACAGCGCTCCCCATCACAGCACTACGCAGCGCGGTGGGCGGCAAAAGAAGCGTTCCTGAAAGTTCTCGGCGAGCCGTCGCCGTCCGTTCCGACCCGCGAGATCGAGGTCATCCGCGATCCCTCGGGACCGCGGCTGTCGCTCGGACCGTCCGCTCGCGAGGCGCTCTCGGCCCGCCTGTCTCAGATCGGGGTTGACGCCCGGCAGGCCGACCGCTCGGTGAGCCTGAGCCACGATCGCGAGACCGACGCCGCGATGGCGCAGATCGTCGTGATTGCCACAGGTAACAACCACCCTGGGGGAGGTTGCCGGCCGTGA
- a CDS encoding beta-ketoacyl-[acyl-carrier-protein] synthase family protein → MNRAVAITGLGAVTPLGTTATETWDALCAGERSGDRIQRFEPDEAGLRTTVACEVDEVPPVPWEVNEQTASRAARYGLAAAREALVDAGYDPEDPAWEPDRAGTSIACALGGVPELEEVIQDSSRPSPWFLLTYLPNLVGGHLSMAVNARGPSRTQSTACAAGTHSLADAAEDVRRGRADIVLAGGAESAISPVGVGSFESMRALSKRNDDPAAACRPFDADRDGFVLGEGSAVLVLESVSHAQERDAPIYAILSGSGITADAHHPTRPAENGTGLARSVERALADAGLPSGAIDHVNAHGTGTPAGDSAEAAALSEIFETVPPTTSVKGALGHALGAAGAIEAVVAARTIESGTLPRRRTTRHLTRIAISRS, encoded by the coding sequence ATGAACCGAGCGGTCGCGATCACTGGTCTCGGTGCGGTAACGCCCCTCGGGACTACAGCTACCGAAACTTGGGACGCATTATGTGCTGGGGAACGTAGCGGCGACCGAATCCAACGGTTCGAGCCCGATGAGGCGGGATTACGGACCACGGTAGCTTGCGAGGTCGATGAGGTGCCGCCGGTCCCGTGGGAAGTTAATGAGCAGACGGCCAGCCGGGCCGCGCGCTATGGACTCGCGGCCGCTCGCGAGGCGCTCGTTGATGCCGGTTACGATCCCGAGGACCCAGCTTGGGAGCCCGATCGCGCTGGTACTAGCATCGCCTGCGCGCTCGGCGGGGTACCCGAGCTAGAAGAGGTAATACAGGACAGCAGCCGTCCGTCGCCGTGGTTCCTTCTAACGTACCTGCCGAACCTTGTCGGAGGCCACCTGAGTATGGCCGTCAACGCCCGCGGCCCGAGCAGAACCCAATCGACGGCGTGCGCTGCTGGCACGCACTCACTTGCTGACGCCGCTGAGGACGTTCGCCGAGGACGGGCCGACATCGTCCTTGCAGGCGGCGCAGAGTCGGCGATCTCCCCTGTTGGGGTGGGAAGCTTCGAGTCGATGAGGGCACTGAGCAAGCGCAACGACGATCCTGCGGCTGCGTGCCGCCCCTTCGACGCCGACCGCGATGGCTTCGTGCTCGGAGAGGGTAGCGCCGTTCTAGTGCTGGAGTCAGTTTCCCACGCTCAGGAGCGGGACGCGCCGATCTATGCGATCCTCTCCGGGAGCGGGATAACCGCTGATGCTCACCATCCCACGCGGCCGGCTGAGAACGGGACCGGACTCGCACGAAGCGTCGAACGCGCGCTCGCGGATGCTGGTCTCCCGTCTGGAGCGATCGACCATGTCAATGCCCACGGGACGGGCACACCGGCTGGAGATTCCGCAGAAGCAGCTGCGCTGTCGGAGATCTTTGAAACCGTCCCGCCGACGACGAGTGTAAAGGGAGCGCTGGGACACGCACTCGGTGCCGCGGGCGCGATCGAAGCCGTCGTGGCTGCACGGACGATCGAATCGGGGACCCTCCCCCGACGGCGAACCACGAGACATCTGACCCGGATTGCGATCTCCCGATCGTAA
- a CDS encoding acyl carrier protein: MSTKAESTVDEIVTDRLSLNEDAFDDGTRFKEDLDAESLDIVEVAEAIEATVGVHVPDDDLEDLATVGDLKAYVAERAD, from the coding sequence ATGTCAACCAAGGCTGAATCCACAGTTGACGAGATAGTTACAGACCGGCTCTCACTCAATGAGGATGCCTTCGATGATGGGACGCGCTTTAAGGAAGACCTCGACGCAGAGTCATTGGATATCGTAGAGGTCGCCGAGGCCATCGAGGCAACTGTTGGGGTCCACGTTCCCGACGACGACCTCGAGGATCTGGCGACCGTCGGCGACCTCAAGGCCTACGTCGCCGAACGGGCCGACTGA
- a CDS encoding zinc-binding dehydrogenase yields METVCVPEYGRPDVLEVVDTAVPAPDTGEVQIDVRAAGVNFADVEKRRGNYPDGPEPPYHPGLEVAGIVEAIGKNVDLAVGDRVAALTTGSGYAEHAVAPVDTVVGLPEGCSFIEGTALSVQWLTAHNALFEWGGLESDERVLVTAAAGGVGTAAVQLAVAADAVVIGAASTEEKRELVRGIGAEQAVEYGAIEDLTIDLALDGVGGGTFTDAIEALASGGRIVTYGMASGRVPTIATPRLFFENKSVLGYHLEKALDHVPVRVLSAVPELVKHFSREAVEVVVGDTFPLTAAAEAHRQLQERESCGKLVLVP; encoded by the coding sequence ATGGAGACGGTTTGTGTTCCCGAATACGGTCGTCCAGATGTGCTGGAGGTCGTCGACACCGCAGTCCCAGCACCTGACACAGGGGAAGTTCAGATTGATGTCCGCGCTGCGGGTGTCAACTTCGCGGACGTCGAAAAGCGTCGCGGGAACTACCCTGACGGGCCGGAGCCGCCGTACCACCCAGGATTGGAAGTCGCCGGTATCGTTGAGGCGATCGGCAAGAATGTCGACCTTGCGGTTGGGGACCGCGTTGCCGCCCTTACGACAGGTAGCGGATACGCCGAACACGCAGTTGCACCGGTCGACACGGTCGTCGGGCTACCCGAAGGGTGCTCCTTCATTGAAGGAACAGCGCTCTCAGTCCAATGGCTGACAGCGCACAACGCGCTATTCGAGTGGGGTGGGCTGGAGTCCGATGAGCGGGTGCTGGTAACCGCTGCTGCGGGCGGAGTCGGAACGGCGGCAGTCCAACTTGCGGTCGCAGCCGATGCGGTGGTTATCGGGGCGGCGAGCACTGAGGAAAAACGCGAACTGGTCCGCGGGATCGGCGCGGAGCAGGCCGTCGAGTATGGAGCGATTGAAGACCTGACGATCGACCTCGCATTGGATGGCGTCGGCGGCGGGACCTTCACCGATGCTATCGAGGCGCTCGCCTCGGGCGGGCGCATCGTGACCTACGGGATGGCAAGCGGTCGCGTTCCGACTATCGCTACGCCACGGCTCTTCTTCGAGAATAAGTCGGTACTCGGGTATCACCTCGAAAAGGCACTCGATCACGTACCGGTGCGAGTGCTCTCAGCGGTTCCGGAACTAGTCAAGCATTTCTCTAGGGAAGCCGTCGAGGTTGTCGTGGGGGACACCTTTCCCCTCACAGCCGCTGCCGAGGCACATCGGCAACTCCAGGAACGGGAGAGTTGCGGTAAGCTTGTTCTCGTTCCCTAA
- a CDS encoding type II toxin-antitoxin system RelE/ParE family toxin — protein sequence MTSDEDWTWKFTPRAVDQFDGLDPHIQDRIISKLDEVVNSEWRDPEDVLEPLTGGPFSKLRVGQYRLACTLDSDESVLEVHRIEHRSGAYTADD from the coding sequence ATGACGAGTGACGAGGACTGGACCTGGAAGTTCACACCACGCGCTGTGGACCAGTTCGATGGGCTCGATCCACACATCCAAGATCGTATCATCTCAAAGCTCGATGAGGTTGTGAACTCAGAGTGGCGAGATCCAGAAGATGTCCTTGAACCGTTGACCGGCGGACCGTTTTCCAAACTCCGTGTCGGTCAATATCGTCTCGCTTGCACCCTTGATTCCGATGAGTCAGTCCTTGAAGTCCATCGGATTGAGCACCGAAGCGGAGCCTACACTGCCGACGATTGA
- a CDS encoding ribbon-helix-helix domain-containing protein, with translation MSDADTGVNDNGPEMVQINLRLSKAFLEDIDITWEEQGFNSRSEFLRYAARDAVKHPEFSREGWKQIAASEHDLRSGSAELVSREDVVEMMDRDEDDE, from the coding sequence ATGTCTGATGCTGATACCGGGGTTAACGACAACGGGCCAGAGATGGTTCAGATCAATCTTCGATTGAGCAAAGCCTTCCTTGAGGACATTGATATAACCTGGGAAGAGCAAGGGTTCAATTCCCGAAGCGAATTCCTTCGGTATGCGGCCCGTGACGCAGTGAAGCATCCTGAATTCTCCCGAGAGGGATGGAAACAGATTGCAGCGAGCGAACATGACTTACGGTCCGGCAGCGCAGAGTTAGTCTCACGAGAGGACGTGGTCGAGATGATGGACCGAGACGAGGATGACGAGTGA
- a CDS encoding PadR family transcriptional regulator, producing the protein MDDLTGFQRDLLYVIAGADRPSGQDVKEEIEESYESEINHGRLYPNLDTLVNKELVEKGELDRRTNYYAISDAGEQAIQDRREWEDQYVEL; encoded by the coding sequence ATGGATGACCTCACCGGCTTCCAACGAGACCTCCTGTACGTGATCGCAGGCGCCGACCGTCCATCCGGCCAAGATGTCAAGGAGGAGATAGAGGAGTCCTATGAGAGCGAAATCAATCACGGCCGGCTGTACCCAAACCTCGACACGCTTGTCAACAAGGAGTTGGTCGAGAAGGGCGAACTCGATCGACGGACGAACTATTACGCGATCAGCGACGCAGGAGAGCAAGCGATCCAGGATAGACGAGAGTGGGAAGATCAGTACGTCGAGTTGTAG